From a region of the Schistocerca nitens isolate TAMUIC-IGC-003100 chromosome 8, iqSchNite1.1, whole genome shotgun sequence genome:
- the LOC126198759 gene encoding cytochrome c oxidase assembly protein COX16 homolog, mitochondrial — MGSKNKFLRYGLPFVTMVVVGSFGLKEFSEVRYKFRKFMPLKPEEVEKANIKMKKPGDVTLESEYEKLKQIDIDNWQSIRGPRPWEEDTLPKKDKKLA, encoded by the exons ATGGGTTCGAAAAACAAATTTCTGCGATATGGACTACCGTTTGTGACGATGGTTGTGGTTGGATCATTTGGTTTAAAAGAATTTTCCGAGGTTAG GTACAAATTCAGGAAGTTCATGCCCCTAAAACCTGAAGAAGTCGAAAAGGCCAACATAAAAATGAAGAAACCTGGTGATGTGACTTTAGAAAGCGAATACGAAAAATTGAAACAG ATTGACATTGATAACTGGCAGAGCATAAGAGGTCCAAGGCCGTGGGAAGAAGACACTCTCCCCAAGAAGGATAAAAAATTAGCATAA